In Eucalyptus grandis isolate ANBG69807.140 chromosome 4, ASM1654582v1, whole genome shotgun sequence, the following proteins share a genomic window:
- the LOC104440993 gene encoding protein yippee-like At5g53940, with the protein MHTVQDICCSCCVQSLGWKYVAAHNKNQKYKEGKFILIRSKIMEEGEQDFWKPTPFQAMERARRLQIIAVWKSTSVQTMERMHGQEKTR; encoded by the exons ATGCACACTGTTCAAGATATTTGCTGTTCCTGCTGTGTGCAAAGCCTTGGTTGGAAGTAT GTTGCTGCACATAACAAAAACCAAAAGTACAAGGAAGGGAAATTCATTCTCATAAG ATCAAAAATCATGGAGGAGGGCGAACAGGATTTTTGGAAGCCCACGCCATTTCAAGCAATGGAGAGAGCGAGGAGGTTGCAGATAATAGCAGTTTGGAAGTCCACCTCAGTTCAAACGATGGAGAGAATGCATG GGCAAGAGAAGACTAGATGA
- the LOC104440994 gene encoding protein yippee-like At5g53940 isoform X1 — protein sequence MGRPFLVKLKGRAYGCSSCNRPLVLADDWVAECHQGRPFLFINVVNITVGGEERLMAREGIIVKDIFCHWCGQCLGWKYVTALDKKEEYKEGKFMLERCKIMVGVADDISLEVHPSLSDRENEEDDISSELRPSSSNGENEELTDDISLEVHPSSSDGENA from the exons ATGGGGAGACCGTTTCTAGTCAAATTGAAAGGCAGAGCCTACGGATGCAGTTCCTGCAACAGGCCTCTTGTTCTTGCTGACGATTGGGTCGCCGAG TGCCACCAGGGAAGGCCATTCCTTTTCATTAATGT GGTGAATATAACAGTTGGAGGTGAGGAAAGATTGATGGCTCGTGAAGGGATCATTGTTAAAGATATTTTCTGTCACTGGTGTGGGCAATGCCTCGGTTGGAAGTAT GTTACTGCACttgacaagaaagaagagtataAGGAAGGGAAATTCATGCTCGAGAG ATGCAAGATCATGGTGGGGGTCGCAGATGATATCAGTTTGGAAGTCCACCCCAGTTTGAGCGACAGAGAGAACGAGGAGGATGATATCAGTTCGGAGCTCCGCCCCAGTTCGAGCAACGGAGAGAACGAGGAGTTGACGGATGATATCAGTTTGGAAGTCCACCCCAGTTCAAGTGACGGAGAGAACGCATAG
- the LOC104440994 gene encoding protein yippee-like At5g53940 isoform X2, whose translation MEGHAYFKQLPLKIHCHQGRPFLFINVVNITVGGEERLMAREGIIVKDIFCHWCGQCLGWKYVTALDKKEEYKEGKFMLERCKIMVGVADDISLEVHPSLSDRENEEDDISSELRPSSSNGENEELTDDISLEVHPSSSDGENA comes from the exons ATGGAAGGACATGCCTACTTCAAGCAGTTACCCCTCAAgatccat TGCCACCAGGGAAGGCCATTCCTTTTCATTAATGT GGTGAATATAACAGTTGGAGGTGAGGAAAGATTGATGGCTCGTGAAGGGATCATTGTTAAAGATATTTTCTGTCACTGGTGTGGGCAATGCCTCGGTTGGAAGTAT GTTACTGCACttgacaagaaagaagagtataAGGAAGGGAAATTCATGCTCGAGAG ATGCAAGATCATGGTGGGGGTCGCAGATGATATCAGTTTGGAAGTCCACCCCAGTTTGAGCGACAGAGAGAACGAGGAGGATGATATCAGTTCGGAGCTCCGCCCCAGTTCGAGCAACGGAGAGAACGAGGAGTTGACGGATGATATCAGTTTGGAAGTCCACCCCAGTTCAAGTGACGGAGAGAACGCATAG